The window ATGGCATGTCCTTTGCTTTCTTCTAGTTCTCAAAATCAGAAATGGAGTTTTATCTCACTGTCCTCTTCCAATTGTTGATCCATGTAATAACTAACTCCCACAATGTATAAGTATATAAATAAGTGATTGAACCATCTTTATATAAACGATCCATGCCAGATTTCTGATTAACAATGGAGTTACTGTCATGTAATGAGGCGATTTGAATTTGTTAGTGAGAGTCAAATTTAACGACTCAGGTATTGGGTAATGGGGTGGGTCAAGTCTAACTTAAGCTAGATGGACCATGAGCCTTGGATGCATGTAACATGTCTAGTCCGTCAAAGAAGGGGTATATGTGTTTGATAGTGAGACGGTAGGGTTTTTCTGATCCAATAATATAATGGAGggtaatttaaataatttctAATAATAGAGGGATATTTCAGGATATTTTTCGAATACAAAAAGACACAATGATAGGTGATAGGTGATATCATTTGTAAAAAATACACTTTGACTTGAGAAAGAGAATCAAATATGATTTACTAAGATACAAACATCACATTTTCACTGAGATTCTTGTATATGCTTTTCTACTAGATCCGAAAATAACTAAAATATTCAAGGGATTgtctatcattcatcattgtcagaaagagCATCCACTTATTCCACCCTTTCTTGGGTGACTCATtcattctatttacttaaatgtcatttattactaTTCATTGATATTGAATGCTACATTATTGCCTCTGATTTCTAGAATATTAATTGTAAGCCATTGCACTGTCCGACTATATCTACATAGTATTTGTTGTTTCTACAAGAGCTCCATCTAAGGGTATTATTGTTAGCTAAGATTAACCCTtgtttatataaatttaattatttgaaccaagatctaTACTTTTTGTCAAACAATATGGCTGTAAAAAATTTGAAACTTGTGGTGTGCCACATGTCATATCACTAGTGTGGCTATaaaaatttcatatgaaaatattgAAAGATGTCAATCTTTTTTAAACTAACGAATAATGAAATAATATCAATCTTTTTAAAGTAGAGGGAGtacaatatatttttttcttcccACGAATCGAGGAAATAGGTGAACATAACCTTTTATAATTtgaatataagaaaataattatttaaaaatttactttatattattttaagatcttttatgtgtaaaagtaaaatctcttattaaaaacaacaaaatcaagaggggtaaaaaaaaagaagtaaatggGTAGTTTATTATGTTTGAAGTAGTTAGGGGTTACAATGTCAATTTACCATAAAAAATACTACAGTTGGTTGTACTCCTCTTGATGCACATGGTACCACACCAaatgcataaggaatcagaaaaggGTGAAGAAACTCAAGAATGTAGCGTAGCTAGTCCGCCCATCATCTTTGAACGAACATTGTGTCATTGTAGCAGTTAAAAAGAAAAGGTCAGCTTCCAGAAGCAGCAAGCAGAGAAAAACAACACATCAAGAATCACAAGAAAATGGTGAATTTAACACCCTCTGCAATTTTTTAACTATGTTTAGTTTCTGAATTATCTGAGAATTTGTAATTTGAATTGATAATTCGTCTTTAAAGAGTTGTGGCAATTATCTGACCATTTTAGAATTCTTTAACTTGATTCAATAATTGGTGAAAAGTTGACCCTTTTACTGATTATTGGTAATTGGGATGAGAATGGGGTTTTTGATGGATTTAAGCTAATGTGATTAATGTGGTTCTTTGATTTCATGATATTATGACTGTTGTAGATTTTCTTGAACTTGATTGATTGCTTGAGAGTTGACTCATTTTTTGGTTACTGTGATCAATCTCAGTGCTTTAAATTCATGATTTTAGGTATGTTGTAGAGTTTCTTCAAGTTGATTGTAAGTTAAACTGTTTTGATAGGTGAAAATTTTGACCCTTTTCTTCATTACTTGTGCATGATTTAGCCAATGTTATTAAAAGCTCTTGCGTCGTCGCTTAAAGCTATGCACCACAGTCTTTGAATACAAATACTAATGTCAGCTATATGGGGCACTCATATCACCCTACTGGACAATAGAACACTACTTCAATACTGTGCCTTTTAAATACAAATTAACAATTTTAGAAGAATGATGAGTGTGGAAAAGGAAGAGGAACTGACTTTTGTTATCaatgttaatttttttattttcaccaGATTCCTTGAAGAGGACCTTTTTGGTTGGTGTCATTACACAGCTGAGCTAGCAATGGCTAATGATGATGATTTCACGTTCTGTCAGGTAATTGAGATAATAAGTAATAACACCATGTAATGAAGGACATGTGAGACATTCATGCTTGAAGATCAAGTCGTATTACCTTGTTAAATTCCTCTTTTATCAGTTGAACCTGAAAGATCAATTGGGCTTTTTAGGTTGGTGGACCTGATAATGTAGACGCACAGAAGTTCGCTCAAGATATTAGTGAAATTAGAATAAAAGATGAGCCCTCAAATGATGCTGGTATTAGTCAAAATAATGATGCACCATGGGAAGGTAAATCGGACAGCAATGCTACCACAAAGAAGGAGGGAACAGTTGGTTCTTTGTCTTTCAATGTTATAGACACATCTCCACGCAAGCAAGTGAGCCGAACTTCTGGTCAAGTAGCATCAAGAGATGGTGGATCTTCAGTCACAGTTTCTAAAGAACAGATAAAGCCTGCTAGGAAGTCTGCAGCTCGAGCCAAGGTTCCCTTTGAGAAGGGTTATAGCCAGATGGACTGGCTTAAGCTTACAAGAACACATCCTGACCTTGCAGGTAAGAATCTCTTGGTGTAATCTTCCGCACTTTATTCTGAAATTTGTCGTTCTTCCAATTATATATTGATAAGGATAGAAAAGAAACAGGGTATAAATGCATTTCCAAGTTCGCCTTTTTGGCTTTATTTCACCGAGTTTTATACAGGTTATAGTTCAATAGACGTATAAGTATAGTACTTCATATGTGGAATTCCTTCCAGAATAACAAAAAAGATGTATTACTTGTTTGCATTATTCTATATCAGGTAAAAAAAGTGATTTTGTTGCTATGCCTAGACGCATTTGTAGTTTCGTTTGCTAATGAAAGTAGTTAATAGATCAACTAGATTTGGCTCGTTAAATCCATTAGGTAGCACAAGATAAGGAGCGAATATGTGAATGTCTAATGCTGGATATTGTATCCTTTCTTAGCTTGAGCTGTAACAGAGCCTAAAAATCCTGTCCAATAATGGACCAGAAAACTTGTTGATCCACTTCGTCCTTGTTAGTCCATTTACCAGGCTTCGCATGCGATGTTGCGCAACTTTCGAAAAGGAGGATTTGAACCCCTAACTTCATGAGCTTATCTTGGGCTCTAATACCAAGGCTGGTTGGAAATCCTATAAGCCAATTGAGGAATAACAAACCTTTGAT is drawn from Nicotiana tabacum cultivar K326 chromosome 22, ASM71507v2, whole genome shotgun sequence and contains these coding sequences:
- the LOC107763861 gene encoding cytochrome b5 domain-containing protein RLF; amino-acid sequence: MANDDDFTFCQVGGPDNVDAQKFAQDISEIRIKDEPSNDAGISQNNDAPWEGKSDSNATTKKEGTVGSLSFNVIDTSPRKQVSRTSGQVASRDGGSSVTVSKEQIKPARKSAARAKVPFEKGYSQMDWLKLTRTHPDLAGLKGQSNRRLISINEVKQHQNEDSMWTVLKGHVYNITPYMKFHPGGVDMLLKAVGKDCTALFNKYHAWVNAEFLLEKCLVGILDDSK